A DNA window from Polyangiaceae bacterium contains the following coding sequences:
- a CDS encoding SUMF1/EgtB/PvdO family nonheme iron enzyme encodes MRILGALSLVATFVVVAACSSADNTDPRHLEDVGTIQDTLPKGTAGASNGDLDYCTGGQLCVTGEGDCDADSECSGSVCGYDNGPNFGMPAGWDVCVPATCRNGVMDAGETGIDCGGTSACGSCPTCPPEPNGGANHCTPACKCPAKEADCDTNNDCQTGLVCGALLGPQFGFPAGHDVCVQPHCTNGSQDGDETGVDCGGVDCGTCPPTCPPNGQPATCSPTCKCASGWGDCDQNSECQTGLVCGALLGKQFGMHPSFDVCVPPHCVNGTQDTSLGETGVDCGGPCGTCQFGSTPATSCTTPVNVCGPTGTENCCAAPQIPGIANFRRNYNGVTLTDPTNKAATVYPYYLDKFEVSVGRFRNFVAAFDAWRGGGNPAVGAGAHPLIANSGWQSAPAWVLAADAATLAAGLKCGQETWTDAAGSNEGKPINCVTWFEAFAFCAWDAGRMPTEAEWNAAAAGGTEERVYPWSSPPTSTTLTPSHAAWNGAPLSGTGTHSSGLGRWTHQDLAGNVWEWNLDTWGTLPYPCTNCANLGNVANKVIHGGSWATFSADRLEGGYRTTANAAGRGPHIGFRCARN; translated from the coding sequence ATGAGAATCCTAGGTGCGCTTTCGCTGGTAGCAACGTTCGTGGTTGTCGCCGCTTGCAGTTCCGCCGACAACACTGACCCGAGGCACCTCGAGGACGTCGGAACGATTCAGGACACGCTGCCGAAGGGCACAGCGGGAGCATCGAACGGCGATCTCGACTATTGCACCGGCGGCCAGCTTTGCGTGACTGGCGAAGGTGACTGTGACGCGGACTCCGAGTGTAGTGGCTCCGTCTGTGGCTACGACAACGGACCGAATTTCGGCATGCCTGCCGGCTGGGACGTGTGCGTTCCAGCGACGTGCCGCAACGGCGTGATGGATGCTGGCGAGACGGGTATCGACTGTGGAGGAACGTCGGCCTGTGGCTCGTGCCCCACGTGTCCGCCCGAGCCCAACGGCGGCGCCAATCATTGCACGCCCGCGTGCAAGTGCCCAGCAAAGGAAGCTGACTGCGATACGAACAACGACTGCCAGACCGGTCTGGTTTGCGGTGCGCTGTTGGGACCCCAGTTCGGCTTCCCGGCAGGACACGACGTCTGCGTCCAACCCCACTGCACGAACGGCAGCCAGGATGGCGACGAGACAGGCGTCGACTGCGGCGGAGTGGATTGCGGAACTTGCCCACCCACGTGCCCGCCAAACGGTCAGCCTGCGACGTGCAGTCCGACGTGCAAGTGCGCCTCCGGTTGGGGTGATTGTGACCAGAATTCCGAGTGTCAAACCGGACTAGTCTGCGGCGCCCTGCTGGGGAAGCAGTTCGGCATGCACCCGAGTTTCGACGTCTGCGTTCCCCCACATTGTGTAAACGGCACGCAGGACACGTCTCTGGGCGAAACGGGCGTGGACTGTGGAGGTCCGTGCGGGACCTGCCAATTCGGATCCACGCCGGCCACGAGCTGCACCACGCCCGTCAACGTGTGCGGCCCGACGGGTACCGAGAATTGCTGCGCTGCCCCGCAGATCCCGGGTATCGCGAACTTCCGCCGCAACTACAACGGTGTGACCTTGACGGACCCGACGAACAAGGCGGCGACGGTGTACCCTTACTACCTGGACAAGTTTGAGGTGAGTGTGGGGCGCTTCCGCAACTTCGTGGCTGCGTTCGACGCGTGGCGAGGCGGCGGCAATCCCGCAGTGGGCGCAGGCGCTCATCCGCTCATCGCCAACAGCGGCTGGCAGTCAGCACCGGCTTGGGTGCTGGCGGCCGACGCAGCGACGCTTGCGGCCGGTCTGAAGTGCGGACAGGAGACGTGGACGGACGCGGCCGGCTCGAATGAAGGCAAGCCCATCAACTGTGTGACCTGGTTTGAAGCATTCGCGTTCTGCGCTTGGGATGCTGGTCGCATGCCCACCGAGGCGGAGTGGAACGCCGCGGCGGCTGGCGGAACTGAGGAGCGAGTCTACCCCTGGTCGTCGCCCCCCACCTCGACGACGCTCACGCCCAGCCACGCGGCCTGGAACGGCGCGCCGTTGTCAGGAACCGGTACGCACTCGTCGGGCCTTGGTCGCTGGACTCACCAGGATCTAGCCGGAAACGTGTGGGAGTGGAACTTGGATACGTGGGGAACCCTGCCCTACCCGTGCACGAACTGCGCGAACTTGGGCAACGTGGCCAACAAGGTGATTCACGGCGGCAGCTGGGCGACCTTCTCCGCAGATCGTCTTGAAGGCGGCTATCGCACTACCGCAAACGCCGCGGGACGCGGCCCGCATATCGGCTTCCGCTGCGCTCGCAACTAG
- a CDS encoding methyltransferase domain-containing protein: MDNALFLRTTLQSTLQAARWAWFVARRRVDVRLSRTKRRFVEPPLPKNADGRVLLHLGCGFIDSPAFTNVDAESLAHVHYRQDVRDLSSFDDDSVDLVYACHLLEHIAPNDQPKVLWEWRRVLKPGGVLRLSVPDFELLVQIYRDCDNDVQSIVGPLLGAHGGLNAHCAIFNREYLERTLREAGFRDVRPWDPKTAGDHDFEDWASRTIERGGRQREVSLNLEGVK; this comes from the coding sequence ATGGACAACGCCTTATTCTTGCGAACCACGCTGCAGTCTACGCTTCAAGCCGCACGCTGGGCGTGGTTCGTTGCCCGACGGCGAGTCGACGTGCGACTCAGCCGCACCAAGCGAAGGTTCGTCGAGCCGCCCCTCCCCAAAAACGCCGATGGTCGCGTGCTGCTGCATCTCGGCTGTGGGTTCATCGACAGTCCTGCCTTCACCAACGTCGACGCCGAGTCCCTCGCCCACGTCCACTATCGACAGGACGTGCGGGACCTGTCGTCCTTTGACGACGACAGCGTCGACCTCGTATACGCATGCCACTTGCTCGAGCACATCGCCCCGAACGACCAGCCCAAAGTGTTATGGGAGTGGCGGCGTGTGTTGAAGCCCGGTGGCGTCCTGCGCCTCTCAGTGCCCGATTTCGAGCTCCTCGTGCAGATCTATCGAGACTGTGACAACGACGTGCAATCGATCGTCGGGCCCTTGCTTGGCGCCCACGGAGGATTGAACGCTCACTGCGCCATCTTCAATCGCGAGTACCTCGAACGGACTTTGCGAGAAGCCGGCTTCCGCGACGTGCGCCCCTGGGACCCCAAGACGGCCGGAGACCATGACTTCGAGGACTGGGCTTCCCGCACCATCGAGCGAGGCGGCAGGCAACGCGAGGTGAGCCTCAATCTGGAGGGTGTCAAGTAG
- a CDS encoding O-antigen ligase family protein: protein MTVGVLAIATGAVSLWLARAQSTPTTPAPAIAMGLLAVWSAVQSVPLPVALTSFLSPDSARCWTDALTLADSNPPGWVPIGYAPSAAIQEAAKWACYGTLFFAAALVGRARRSAKWAAWVVLLVAAAISVVTIAHGLVAADRLYGLYEPEYVRRGWALSPLLNSNVLAGFLNLGALMGLGLLLLESRSWARAAAAIGVAACVATSLLAGSRGGIAAIGLGLVAFVALCWRWSRRHRRFQVPLIAGVAAVLGGVLFVALAKNTAPLDAARDLTLDKLAIFKWTRPLIEAHWLTGVGRGSFETVFPAFASPDRHTVFSHAENFVLQWAAEWGVPVALAGLAALAVLLRPRHLAPTKDPVHAAIFSALLMTAAQNLVDLATEVPAPMLALCMLSGAAWGASGCASPRWLRPPGWGRAIAGLAMLAGVLVLAMFRSQAAPERKRIHASAHEDADHSEARRGELRSLVKTFPGDPYFPRMLGRDLTYANDPMNLRWIGYSLKRDPTSGRTYLLLAHALHQRGATGQALVALRSAATFDVDIIPDVGRLIREWAPDPGTWASYAPPGANGARLLTALSSSLGAGTPAQLTMLRRALELDAAPAVKIALGRSHLEALERGTQPCDAGARERCLSEVRALVGSVPSASLRDEVVELRARLEVQKGNAAEAEHLLERDCVSPLAGCARTWARLAADRGDIQPVADVLLARACPPSERCARTCEMLADVAAKSEDFSSAAKLLRRAAEQEPSLERWERAGDVAVRAKRHADAVVAFRRASRLASGKKQELLRTKADAERTKLVR from the coding sequence GTGACCGTCGGCGTTCTGGCGATTGCGACCGGTGCGGTGTCGCTGTGGTTGGCTCGCGCGCAGTCGACCCCCACCACGCCAGCGCCCGCAATCGCCATGGGCCTGCTAGCCGTCTGGTCTGCCGTTCAGTCGGTTCCATTGCCGGTTGCGCTGACCTCCTTCCTTTCGCCTGATTCGGCCCGGTGTTGGACGGACGCGTTGACGCTGGCCGATTCCAATCCGCCAGGCTGGGTGCCGATCGGGTATGCGCCTTCGGCAGCGATTCAGGAGGCGGCCAAGTGGGCCTGCTACGGCACCTTGTTCTTCGCCGCTGCGCTCGTCGGACGGGCAAGGCGCTCTGCCAAGTGGGCTGCCTGGGTCGTCTTGTTGGTAGCCGCCGCCATTTCCGTCGTCACGATTGCGCACGGCCTCGTAGCCGCGGATCGACTGTATGGTTTGTACGAACCGGAATACGTGCGCCGTGGCTGGGCACTCAGCCCGCTGCTCAACTCGAACGTGTTGGCGGGGTTTCTGAATCTGGGGGCCCTAATGGGGCTAGGACTCCTTCTGCTAGAGTCGCGCTCCTGGGCGCGTGCGGCAGCCGCAATCGGGGTTGCGGCATGCGTCGCGACAAGCCTACTGGCGGGATCACGCGGTGGCATCGCTGCGATTGGGCTGGGGCTGGTAGCGTTCGTGGCGCTCTGCTGGCGTTGGTCGCGGCGACATCGTCGATTCCAGGTACCGCTGATCGCGGGCGTTGCTGCGGTGCTCGGCGGCGTGCTGTTCGTTGCGCTCGCGAAGAACACCGCCCCTTTGGACGCCGCGCGTGACCTGACGTTGGACAAGCTGGCGATCTTCAAGTGGACCCGGCCGCTGATTGAAGCACACTGGCTCACAGGCGTTGGGCGCGGGTCCTTCGAGACCGTGTTCCCAGCCTTCGCCAGTCCGGATCGCCATACAGTGTTCTCGCATGCTGAGAACTTCGTCCTACAGTGGGCGGCGGAGTGGGGCGTGCCGGTCGCATTGGCCGGGCTAGCCGCGCTCGCGGTGCTCTTGCGGCCGCGACATCTGGCGCCCACCAAGGATCCGGTGCACGCGGCGATCTTCTCCGCATTGTTGATGACAGCCGCCCAAAACCTAGTGGACCTCGCGACCGAAGTGCCGGCGCCGATGCTGGCCCTCTGCATGCTTTCTGGTGCAGCTTGGGGAGCTTCGGGGTGTGCATCCCCACGTTGGCTGCGGCCGCCTGGGTGGGGGAGGGCGATTGCTGGACTTGCCATGCTGGCCGGTGTGCTGGTGCTCGCCATGTTCAGGAGTCAGGCTGCCCCGGAGCGAAAGCGCATTCATGCCAGTGCGCACGAGGACGCCGACCATTCAGAAGCAAGGCGCGGGGAATTGAGGTCCCTGGTGAAGACGTTTCCCGGGGATCCGTACTTTCCCCGAATGCTGGGCCGTGACCTGACGTACGCGAACGACCCGATGAACCTTCGTTGGATCGGCTATTCACTCAAGCGAGATCCCACCAGTGGACGAACCTATCTACTGCTCGCTCACGCTCTGCATCAGCGCGGCGCCACCGGACAAGCGCTCGTGGCGCTACGTTCTGCGGCCACGTTCGATGTGGATATCATTCCCGACGTTGGCCGACTGATCCGCGAGTGGGCACCCGATCCGGGGACGTGGGCTTCGTACGCACCCCCTGGGGCGAACGGCGCGCGACTCTTGACGGCCCTATCGTCGAGCCTAGGCGCAGGAACGCCTGCGCAGTTGACCATGCTGAGGCGGGCTCTCGAACTCGACGCCGCGCCTGCCGTCAAGATTGCGCTCGGGCGGTCCCACTTGGAAGCGCTGGAGCGTGGGACGCAGCCCTGCGACGCGGGAGCGCGAGAGCGCTGCCTCAGCGAGGTGCGCGCCCTGGTTGGGTCCGTTCCTTCCGCGTCGCTGCGCGATGAGGTGGTGGAATTGCGCGCGCGCCTCGAGGTCCAAAAGGGCAACGCCGCCGAGGCTGAGCACTTGTTGGAACGCGACTGCGTCAGTCCGCTTGCGGGCTGTGCGCGCACCTGGGCCCGCCTTGCCGCAGATCGTGGCGACATCCAGCCGGTTGCGGACGTGCTGCTGGCCAGGGCATGTCCGCCGTCCGAGCGGTGCGCGCGCACGTGCGAGATGCTTGCGGATGTCGCGGCGAAGAGCGAAGATTTTTCTTCCGCGGCCAAGCTGTTGAGGCGAGCGGCGGAACAAGAACCGAGCCTCGAACGCTGGGAGAGAGCTGGAGACGTTGCCGTCCGGGCAAAGCGCCACGCTGACGCAGTCGTTGCGTTCCGACGAGCCTCCAGGTTGGCGTCCGGAAAGAAGCAGGAGCTGTTGCGCACGAAGGCGGACGCCGAGCGCACGAAGCTGGTGCGATGA
- a CDS encoding GDP-L-fucose synthase, whose product MLNWNDTRVVVTGGAGFLGSFVVEKLRSRGAKEIVVPRSKDYDLVDGAAVRRLLADAKPDLVLHLAARVGGIGANRDNPGRFFYENAMMGIQLIHESWRAGVKKVVAAGTICAYPKFTPVPFKEDELWNGYPEETNAPYGIAKKVLGVQSAAYRDQYGFNSCVVYPVNLYGPRDNFDLHSSHVIPAMLRKFHEAKEQRLKQVTLWGDGSPTREFFYVEDCADGLLLTAEKYDSSDPMNLGSGEEISIKDLAEAIQELTGYEGEIVWDRDKPNGQPRRQLDVSRARERIGFSAAVSLREGLRRTYAWMLEHRDQVNSGVTGHG is encoded by the coding sequence ATGTTGAACTGGAACGACACGCGCGTCGTCGTCACGGGCGGCGCAGGGTTCTTGGGATCCTTCGTGGTGGAGAAGCTCCGCTCGCGAGGCGCGAAGGAGATCGTCGTGCCACGCAGCAAGGACTACGACTTGGTCGACGGCGCAGCAGTGCGCCGCTTGCTTGCCGACGCCAAGCCGGACCTCGTGCTGCACCTCGCGGCGCGAGTGGGTGGAATCGGCGCAAACCGCGACAACCCGGGGCGCTTCTTCTACGAGAACGCCATGATGGGCATTCAGCTCATTCACGAATCATGGCGCGCCGGAGTGAAGAAGGTGGTGGCCGCGGGCACCATCTGCGCGTACCCGAAGTTCACGCCCGTGCCCTTCAAGGAAGACGAACTCTGGAACGGCTACCCCGAAGAGACCAACGCCCCCTACGGCATCGCGAAGAAAGTCCTCGGCGTGCAGAGCGCTGCCTACCGCGACCAGTACGGGTTCAACTCCTGCGTCGTCTATCCGGTCAACCTCTACGGCCCCCGGGACAACTTCGATCTGCACTCCAGCCACGTGATCCCCGCCATGCTTCGCAAGTTCCACGAAGCGAAAGAACAACGTCTGAAGCAGGTGACCCTTTGGGGGGATGGCTCACCGACTCGCGAATTCTTCTACGTGGAAGACTGCGCAGACGGGCTGCTGCTCACGGCTGAGAAGTACGACTCCAGCGACCCGATGAACCTGGGCTCGGGCGAGGAAATCTCGATCAAGGACCTGGCCGAGGCGATCCAAGAGTTGACCGGCTACGAGGGCGAAATCGTGTGGGATAGGGACAAGCCCAACGGGCAACCCCGTCGCCAGCTGGACGTGTCACGAGCCCGCGAACGCATTGGCTTTTCCGCTGCGGTGTCACTACGCGAGGGCTTGCGGCGCACCTACGCCTGGATGCTCGAACACCGAGACCAGGTGAACTCAGGCGTGACGGGCCACGGCTAG
- the gmd gene encoding GDP-mannose 4,6-dehydratase encodes MKRALITGITGQDGSYLAELLLEKGYEVWGVVRRSSSFNTDRIDHLYQDPHKPDVRLRLAYGDLNDSSSLANILEEIKPDEVYNLAAQSHVRVSFDIPEYTGEITALGSVRLLEAIRRQKLKTRFYQASSSELYGKVHEVPQKETTPFHPRSPYAAAKAYAFYVTQNYREAYDMFAVNGILFNHESPRRGETFVTRKITRAATRIKVGLQKKLYLGNVEAKRDWGFAGDYVEGMWRMLQADEPDDYVLATGETHSVREFLEKVFGKLDLDYREFVEHDARYERPAEVDLLLGDYSKAKQKLGWEPKVTFDALVGMMVDADLVLARQEKAIAEHNARERAAGRSVSEVPVDKVMA; translated from the coding sequence ATGAAACGCGCACTCATCACCGGGATCACCGGGCAAGACGGCTCTTATCTCGCAGAGCTTCTGCTGGAGAAGGGCTACGAAGTGTGGGGGGTGGTCCGACGCTCCTCGAGCTTCAACACGGACCGCATCGACCATCTGTACCAGGATCCGCACAAGCCCGACGTGCGATTGCGGCTTGCATACGGGGACCTCAATGACTCCTCGTCCCTCGCCAACATCCTGGAGGAGATCAAGCCGGACGAGGTCTACAACTTGGCCGCGCAGAGCCACGTGCGCGTCAGCTTCGACATTCCCGAGTACACCGGAGAAATCACGGCACTTGGGTCGGTGCGGCTCCTCGAGGCAATCCGCCGGCAGAAGTTGAAGACGAGGTTCTATCAGGCGTCGAGCAGCGAACTCTACGGCAAGGTACACGAAGTTCCGCAGAAGGAGACGACGCCGTTTCACCCGCGCAGCCCCTACGCGGCCGCGAAAGCCTATGCCTTCTACGTGACTCAGAACTACCGCGAGGCCTACGACATGTTCGCGGTGAACGGCATCCTGTTCAACCACGAGAGTCCGCGGCGGGGCGAGACCTTCGTGACGCGCAAGATCACCCGCGCCGCGACCCGCATCAAGGTAGGCCTGCAAAAGAAGCTCTACCTCGGCAACGTCGAAGCCAAGCGCGACTGGGGCTTCGCGGGAGACTACGTGGAAGGCATGTGGCGGATGCTGCAGGCCGATGAACCGGACGACTACGTGCTCGCCACGGGCGAGACCCACAGCGTCCGCGAATTCCTGGAGAAGGTCTTTGGCAAGCTCGATCTCGACTATCGCGAGTTCGTCGAGCACGACGCTCGCTACGAGCGCCCCGCCGAGGTGGACCTGCTGCTCGGCGACTACAGCAAGGCGAAGCAGAAGCTGGGCTGGGAGCCGAAGGTGACCTTCGACGCGCTAGTCGGCATGATGGTCGACGCCGATCTGGTGCTGGCGCGGCAAGAGAAGGCCATCGCCGAGCACAACGCCAGGGAGCGCGCCGCCGGTCGCTCCGTGTCAGAAGTGCCCGTCGACAAGGTCATGGCCTGA
- a CDS encoding polysaccharide deacetylase family protein, with product MRAHAPPAQRTAAFKRLALCTSARALFGASRVDALFAASYDVAESKRPRESPISMLSVRHHPLSDFDRRIHNWQHAAKAVLGVTASLFPREKIPADDLLVVNFHSTPRRMMDRFEDIVRFLAAEYRLIAPSVLGDYADGRLPSDPRPSALITFDDGIENQYFAAKTLERHGIRGMFFVVPAFADEGKSEQVNYYRAHIRHVINPHIDNRPEDMRAMGWGQLRELRELGHEIGSHSYTHTIRVGNTSASERTREIVTSQKVIAERLGVEAALIRSFCAPVDPRLSIGVAEMALIKSHYQYFFTVFPGSNRDLRQPYAIRRVNLESFWMRSTIRYAVSRWEWYRWQKKASRYEQEVVGGAT from the coding sequence ATGCGGGCGCACGCACCGCCCGCGCAACGTACCGCAGCCTTCAAGCGGCTCGCACTGTGCACCAGTGCGCGGGCCTTGTTCGGGGCATCACGCGTTGACGCGCTTTTTGCGGCTTCGTACGATGTGGCCGAGTCGAAACGTCCCCGGGAGTCGCCGATCAGCATGCTTTCCGTCCGCCATCATCCCTTGAGCGACTTCGATCGTCGCATTCACAATTGGCAGCACGCCGCCAAGGCCGTGCTGGGTGTGACGGCTTCGCTCTTCCCCCGGGAGAAGATTCCCGCGGACGATCTTCTTGTGGTCAATTTCCACAGTACTCCGCGTCGGATGATGGACCGCTTCGAGGACATCGTTCGCTTCCTAGCGGCGGAGTACCGACTGATTGCGCCTTCCGTCCTTGGTGATTACGCCGACGGTCGGCTACCGAGCGACCCGCGTCCTTCAGCGCTCATCACCTTTGATGACGGGATTGAGAACCAGTACTTTGCCGCGAAGACCCTCGAGCGGCATGGGATTCGTGGAATGTTCTTTGTCGTCCCTGCGTTCGCAGACGAGGGAAAAAGCGAGCAGGTGAACTACTACAGGGCTCACATCCGGCATGTCATCAATCCGCACATCGACAACAGGCCCGAGGACATGCGCGCGATGGGCTGGGGCCAGCTTCGTGAACTGCGTGAACTCGGGCACGAGATTGGCTCCCACAGCTACACACATACCATTCGCGTGGGCAACACCAGTGCGTCCGAAAGGACAAGAGAAATAGTGACGAGTCAGAAGGTGATTGCGGAGCGTTTGGGGGTAGAAGCCGCGCTGATCCGATCGTTCTGCGCTCCGGTCGATCCTAGACTCTCGATCGGCGTTGCCGAAATGGCTCTGATCAAGTCGCACTACCAATACTTCTTTACTGTCTTCCCCGGTTCCAACCGAGACCTGCGCCAGCCGTATGCGATCAGACGGGTCAATCTCGAAAGCTTCTGGATGCGCTCCACCATTCGCTACGCAGTGTCCAGATGGGAGTGGTATCGCTGGCAAAAGAAGGCCTCTCGCTACGAACAAGAGGTCGTCGGAGGGGCCACGTGA
- a CDS encoding DDE-type integrase/transposase/recombinase, translating into MLSFGPSAYLALVALDIPRGLPCAPGRDAPRVAGRPIALAGSATRRAYTRLRWQAERPGALWHGDVCHGPTLKLDGRRVPVRVHGMLDDASRYVVALRVASNEREQTMLTLLSQSLMEYGKCDALYLDNGARSPIPYQPTQ; encoded by the coding sequence GTGCTCTCCTTCGGGCCGAGCGCATACCTCGCCCTCGTCGCGTTGGACATCCCGCGTGGATTGCCCTGCGCGCCAGGTCGCGATGCCCCTCGCGTAGCCGGGCGACCAATCGCCCTGGCGGGCTCAGCTACGAGGCGCGCCTACACCCGGCTGCGCTGGCAAGCGGAGCGGCCGGGCGCGCTGTGGCACGGCGACGTCTGTCACGGGCCAACGCTCAAGCTCGACGGCCGGCGCGTGCCGGTCCGCGTGCATGGGATGCTCGACGACGCCTCGCGCTACGTCGTGGCCCTGCGCGTCGCGAGCAACGAGCGGGAGCAGACCATGCTCACGCTCCTGTCGCAGTCGCTCATGGAGTACGGCAAGTGCGACGCGCTCTACCTGGACAACGGCGCCAGGAGCCCAATACCGTATCAGCCCACCCAGTAA